A genomic window from Gossypium hirsutum isolate 1008001.06 chromosome D12, Gossypium_hirsutum_v2.1, whole genome shotgun sequence includes:
- the LOC107946277 gene encoding heavy metal-associated isoprenylated plant protein 20 — MFHFSSCPTHFDTPLISASPSLKLLFALLFEVKKENMGALDSLSDYISDLVTVHGKRKKRKVMQTVEIKVKMDCDGCERRVKNAVSSMKGVKSVEVNRKKSYVSVSGYVEPNKVLNKVKSTGKRAEFWPYVPYNLVAYPYVAQAYDKKAPSGYVKEAVQALPSPNAVDEKFVTFFSDENPNACSIM, encoded by the exons ATGTTTCATTTCTCTTCGTGCCCAACACACTTTGACACCCCATTAATCTCTGCTTCTCCCTCTCTCAAACTCCTTTTTGCTTTGCTATTTgaagtaaagaaagaaaatatgggtGCCTTGGACTCTCTTTCTGACTATATTTCTGATTTGGTAACCGTCCATGGCAAAAGAAAGAAGCGTAAAGTCATGcag ACTGTTGAGATCAAGGTTAAGATGGACTGTGATGGGTGTGAAAGGAGAGTCAAAAACGCCGTTTCCTCCATGAAAG GTGTGAAATCAGTGGAGGTGAATCGAAAGAAAAGCTATGTGAGCGTTAGCGGATACGTGGAGCCAAACAAGGTGCTAAACAAAGTGAAAAGCACAGGGAAAAGAGCAGAGTTTTGGCCTTACGTCCCCTACAACTTAGTGGCATACCCATACGTAGCTCAAGCATACGACAAGAAGGCACCGTCGGGGTACGTTAAAGAGGCGGTGCAAGCTTTGCCGAGTCCGAATGCTGTGGACGAGAAGTTTGTCACTTTCTTTAGCGACGAAAACCCCAACGCCTGTTCCATCATGTAG